The Diceros bicornis minor isolate mBicDic1 chromosome 18, mDicBic1.mat.cur, whole genome shotgun sequence sequence AGTGGACAGGGCAGAGATTCTAGTGATATCACACCCATTTTATTGATAGGAAaccaaaaggcagagatttttcCAGGCTCACAAATCTCCTTTGTTGGAGGAGGAAGATAGTGATGAGTAGCATCCTCATTCCCTGCCTTCCAGGAAAGGTCTTCTTTTTAGCATCCCTTTAGCTAATTTCAGGGGGTCTGTCCCCAGTGCTCAAAGTCTAACAGGGTTAGGCAATGAAGTTGTGGCTCAGGTAACCCCAGCAGCAGAACCCGACCTGGCTCCCTCCTGGGTAGGAGGCCACAGGGAGGCTCTGTGGGCCATCCAGGGACACAGTCTTAGCTGAGGGAAGGGGCCTGAGACACAACCAGTCCCAGGGCGCTAGGGGAGGTGAGTGTCTGGGGGTGGGGCGGCTGATGGGGACACTAAGGGTGCCTGGGAGGCACTGCGCCCTGGGCAGCAGCCTCCTTCTTCCATCCCAGGGCCTGTTGCCCCGGTGATGGGCGCTATGGAAACAAGGGAGGTGTTgggggggagagaggaagagaggcggGTAGGGCCCCGGCGGCTCGGTTTCCGCCCTCGGGTACCGCTCCCCCCACCTTCCAGATCCCAGGCACTGGCCCGAAGAGGGCAAGAGATCTCTCAGCTCCAAAATAGGAAAAGGGAATGGCGGCAGAAGAGGCGGGGAAGGAGGAATGTGGCTGTCCAAGGTGCTGAACCTGGAACCCAAGCTGGGGTGGGAGAGCAGGGAGTTCCCTCCGTCACAAggaccacccccacctccagcctcacCTATCTCAAATATGGACGTGCCATGATTTGGGGTCTCGTGACCTTAATCCAAGCTAGGTCCTGCCAAAGTCtgatcttttatctcttttttcttctgggGGAAGGGGATACTGGAGCTGTCTGGGAGTAGACCCCACAGCGCCTGGGCCACTTAGTCCCACCTCCGCGTCTCGGATACCCCCATGCACGCCCCCGGCAGAGCTCTGTCCAGGAGTGGGCGGCTCCCAAGGCCTCTCCTCCGTTTTGCCGCACAAAGAGCCTTTCCTGCCTCCAGTCACACCCCCAACGTTGGTCCCCCGCACTCTtggccctctcccctcctcctttcgCAGAGCGCTCCCAGTCCTGTTCCTTTACTGCAGCTTCAGGATTTCCTAGACCCTCAACTCCACTCTCCCTTCGCCTTGGGTCTCATCACATCCAAGAGACCCGCGCCGGCGCCGAAGGAGACTTGGTCTCCAGTTcgaacccccagccccagcctccgcCCAACTCACGCGTGCCGTCGAAGCGGGCGGCGATGGTGTCCAGGAAGGTGTTTTGCGGGGCCAGCAACCCCTTCATGACCGGCATGGCCTCGGGGCGCGGGTTCGAGGCGCGGCGCTGGGGGGTCGTTCAGCGCGGTCCGGCCGGAGGAGGCGCGCTGCCGGCGGGGCCGGGGCGCCCCATGCGCCCgtctgcctcctgccctccctctcggcgccgccgccgccgccgcctctctGCTCCGAAACCGCAGCTCTCGGCTGGGTTCGGCGCCGCCTCGGTACCCCCACCTCCCCACGGGCCGGGTTCTTTCCCCCGGGCTCGGCCCGAGCCCGCCACGTGGCCCCGCACGGGGAGGGGCCGCCAGCGACACCCTCACCCTTCTCCGCTGCCCTCCTCCAGGAGGGGAGCGGCCCACGCGTGTCTCTCCAGGAGAGAATTCGGGACACGCCCACtcggagaggaggcctggagaggGGGCGGGGCTTGAGTGACAGACACGCCCTCCTTCCAGGATGGCCACGCCCCCACGCGTGGTTCCCTGGCAGCTCCTTGTGGCTCCACCCCGCGGGTTTCCCCGCGCGCCGCCCACGCTGGGAATGGTTTCTAGTTCACAGCGCCGCCTGCTGGAGTTGGGATGTGTCGCAGCACCCCAGCTCCCCGCGCTCCCGTGTGAGATAGCAAGGGTTAAAGAGGCTAGTTTTGCCAATGGGGGGATCTATGGGAAGGCTGGGAACTCAACTTCTAGAAGACACTACTTAACCATCACCTGTGCCTGAGTTCTCATAGGGCAGCCTGGCGAATTCTGCCTCCGAGCACCGCAGGGAGGATGAAAAGAGCTTCGGTGTCCACCGGGtggaattccagctctgccacttactaattctgtgtcttagcctctctgagcctcactttcctcatctgtaaaatcatttTTACCTCATGTGGTTGTGAAAACAATAGCATAATGCATGCCCTTGGCACACAAGTGTGGCGGAGAGCAATTGTTTCCCTATTCTTCCCCTTCCTATCGTCCGGATTGAACGCTTCTTCTCTCTGCTGTCATTCAAGTGGAAGAGAGGCCGGAGGCAAGTTTGGGACCAAAAAAGATAGTTTAAAGGTGCGCAGGGTCAGTTTGCCAGTCTCTAAAGATGTGCCGGTGGGTTTTGATCTTCATCTTCTCCAAGATGGAACCAGTGCAGCAGCAAGAAGAACCCAGGTGAGGCCAGACACAGGACTTTTTCACTACGGAAGCAGAAAATTACTGGGGCAGGTGAGTGTGGTGGCTTAGGGTGGCTGCTTCCCGGAACAAAACAGCTAAAGCCAGTAAggtgggctggggagagggcaggCCGGTACTCCTCACCCTCACTCCCAGAGTCTGATCTGGGCATCACCTGGGATGTTAGATTGTGTTCAAGTGCCACATCTTTCTGTGTCTCTATTTTTGGgtgttgtattagttttctgaggctgctgtaacaaagtaccacaaactgggtggctttaacaacagaaatttattgtctcagttctggaggctggaagtctaagatcaagatggtggcagggttggttcctcctgaagactgtgagggagaatctgtcccatgcctctcctagcttctggtggtttgctggtaaTCTTTGacgtttcttggcttgtagatgcatctccCCACATCtgccttcatgttcacatgggttctccgtgtgtgtgtttttgtgcccaAATTCCCagtttttataaggacactagtcatgcTTGATTAGAtgtccaccctactccagtacaacctcatcttagctaattatatctgcaatgaccctatttccaaataaggtcgcattctgaagcactgggggttaggatttcaacatatgaattgggggtaGGGGTcgcacaattcaacccatgacaGGTGTGTTCAGCTAAAGTTGCAGGAAAATCTTGGTCCATCCCTGCTTAAGAGCTtctcatggggccagcccagtggcttagcggttaagtgcacgcgctccgctatgggcagcccaggttcgcatcccaggcgtggaccgacgcaccgcttctctggccatgctgaggccgcgaaccacatacagcaactagaaggatgtgcaactatgacatacaactatctactggggccttggggaaaaaaaaaaggaggtggattggcaatagatgtttgctcagagccggtcttcctcagcaaaaagaggaggattagcaccaatgttagctcagggctgatcttcctcacaaaataaataaataaataaaagtttaaaaaaaaaaaaaagagcttctcATGACTCCCAGTTACCTATAGAATAAAGTGCAAAGCCTGATGATTTGTGAGGGCTTGCACAATCAGGGCTGCAGGAACCTAACCGCCCCGCCTCCAGCGCCTCACCGCTCCCACGCTGCAGCCACTCTGGACGATTCATGTTGAACCTCATATTCCCTGCCTTATCCTCAGGCTCGGCTCCCACCTTTTCCCAGCCGAACTCCGCTCCTCTGTGCTCTTCCcttgctctccctcccctcccgtgTCTCTCTGTAAAGGCCCTAATACAGACCGACTAGTAGAGTATCGGAAGACGCGTCTGTGCCGCATCCTTCCTCCCAGCATGCACATATGCGGTTCTTTCCTCACCCCAAGGCCTTGCACGGTTCCTCGTCTGGGTGCTCCCCATCCAAGAGTGTTTCGGGTTCAATCACGCCCAAGCTGAGATGCCCTTCCGAGCCCTCTGACTCTTTCTTTATAGTTCGCAAGACTCTTACGCCCCCTGGAGGGCGGGACGCGACCACACAGGAACCGAGACCAGCCACACTAACGAAGACTCGTCTTTATTGCCCTTTTTCTGGGGGCTGACACCGGACAGGTAGAGAGGAGAGGGCAGGACAGGGCCTAAGCAAGGGCTCAGACCCCGGACCGTCCCCCAGGCGCGACAGACGAAGAGGCCGCAGCGGGACAGCGGTGCCCGGAGCAGGGGCGCGGCGCTGGCTCTGCGCCTGCGCGGCGGCCCATGGTTAAGATGCCGGCCGCGTGGTTGCCGCTGGCCTGCAGGAGGCGCTGCAGCCGGCCGTGGAGGCCCGGGGGCCCCGGCCGCCGCTTGCCCAGCGTGAGGATGCCGGCCGCGTGATTGCCCGCGCCGTGCAACAGCTCGTAGAGGCGGCAGGAGCACGTCTTCTGACGGCAGCAGTCGGGCAGGGGCTGCGCGGCCGCCCCGGATgacagcagcgcaggaggcagcaaCAGCAGTAGCAGGAGCGTTACGGTGGCCCAGGGGACCTAGGGAGGCGGGAGACAGGGCTCTGGGGGTCTTCCCGCCACATCCACATCCAGCCCCTACGCCCAGCTGGCTCCGCGCTCCTGGCCTGCGCTCCTTCCTCGCTGTCCCCTAGTTTTCCTCCCTCTGCGCAATGCTGTCTGAAGGGCTCTGTTGGAGAGGGGCTCGTATCTGTCTCCTTTAcctgctcatccttcaagacccagcacagcatctcctccaggaagccctttgAGACCTCCTGGGCAGAATGAACCCCTCTCTCCTGTGGGTACCCTTAGACCGTTGTACCCCATTAGAGCGCTTACCACTACACCCGAAAACAGGCGTGTCTGAGCCTGTCTGCACCAGAAGTTTGTACACTCAGGGAAAACAGAGGCCCTATTTAGTCCCCTTCCCACAGCGGGCGAACACCTGCGAATCAAGGACTGGCAGGATCTGAGTTGCTGTCTTGTCTGCCTGCTCCCTTGCAGGGGAAACAACTCTGTGGCCTCAGACCGGTTGCGTACCCTCTCAGGGGGCGCAACTCCCTCGCCTGTAAACTGGGCATTAAATAATCCTTACTGTGCAAGGCTGctgggaggatgaaatgagatgacaGGTGCAAACACAGCACCTGATACTAGTAAATTCTCAAAAAATGCGAGCTCTTAGGAGAACTGGACATAATGCAATGGTAGCCAAGGCAGATTCTCAGCCAAAGGTCCACCCAGTCCCCTTCCTCAGAGCCCACACAGGAAAAGACCAAGAGCGGAGACACCTTCAGCCTTTCTTCCAGCCCCCCTGGTACGATGAGTCACCCCTCCATCCCTGGGTCTTTACCTTTGTAGAAGGAGGCTTCATGGTGTCTGGAGCTCAGAGTGGGGAGCCAAGAAACGTATTGTCTGCAGTGGTCCCAATACCCAGGAACTTTGAGGCCATCAACTGTGACCCGCTACCAGGGGCCTGGGGTTTATAGTGCTCTGAGGTGGCGGGGGAGAGACAGACACTTGCGTCTACTCTGGGGCCAGACAAAGGCAAGTCTAAGATTAGCTTCCCACAGGGGGGCCGTCTCCAGGCTGGGCCCAAGGAATGGCCGCCAAGGCGCTCAGAAGCTGGAGTTGGATCACTGTGCCCCTGGTCCCCCCCTTGTCTGtctgcctgctccctggagaTGGGGTGGTCTCCGGGCACTAATGAGGCCACCTTGCACCCAGGAATCTGGGAGTACAAAAGAGGCCTTGGCTGGGGCGCTGGCCTAGGACAATGTGTGGGGGCAGCTGCTAAttaggggcaggagaggaggcagtCGTGACACCCACTCTCCAAAGGGTGTGTGTCTGGAGGGGGAGGACAGCCAGGCAGCAGGCCTCTCCCCCGCTACTCCTTGTCACTGCCGCTGGGGTCTGTCAGGCTCCAGAGCCTTCTTCCTTAATGGAAAAGGCTTCTTAGCTgtctctcccttccccccagctctctcctttcctctgctcCTTCCACCGACCTCCAAGATGGAAAATCATGAAAACTGAACCTGGGCAGCGGGAGGAAAGCAGTCAAACTTGGTGTTATCCTCCAGCCTCCCAGCTTCTTTCCTGGTCGGGCTGCCTGGAGGGAGGAATGGAGTCCCATCCCACCATCAGCAGGGAGTGAGCCACCGTGGGGTGAAGGACATGTGCCATCTCTTATTCAGGGCACTGTCTATTCAGCACCTGCTCTGCACCAGGCCCCGCACTGGGCGTTGGAGCAACAGTGTGCATAGGACGTGGCCCAATTTTCAAGGAGCTCTCAAGTCCAGGTGGGGAGATGAGCCGGCATAACGATAGCTCAGTGGGAGAAAGGACTCTGAAAAGGCCTTGCATGAAAAGTGGATTTCCATCACGTAAGGTGGAAGAAGGCATTCCGCAGAAGGGACAACTTGTGCAAAGACCTGGAGGTGACAGTGCTGAGCTCATGCAGGTTAGCAGGGTGTGGTCTTTCATAGTCACAGCTTCCCTCAGGCAAGAGAGGTGGCTGGACAGGTAAGTGAGGGCCAGGGTGGGTCAGAGGATCTTATAGGCTAAGCTGATCAGTCTTGATCCCGTGGACACGGGGGAGCTGTGGGAGGATTTTAGCAGGAAGGAGTCGTGGGCTGATGTGGGGGttgggtgggtgggggcaggagctTGGCTGTGGGGCATGGAATCCAGAAGTAATTCCGAGGCAGAATTGGAGACTTAGCAACTGATCGGGAACAGGTGCCACGTTACTTAGGAGGAGCTGCAGGACCTTGGGCAAGCCTCATAACctctcaaagcctcagtttccccgctgGTGAGATGGACAGTTAACCCAGATGGTCTCTGGGGTTGCTTCCTGCTGTGATGCTTTATGATCTACAGTACAGCCCTGCCCATTGGAAATGATTCATGGGTGTTGGGCCAGGAAAGGGACCCATGCTAGGCCAGGGCAAGGGACGTTGGGAGCAGCCTCTCCACATTTAGGTTAAGCTTGGGATGGGGACAGGTAGGAGGAGGGGGCTCTGTGTCTCTGGGTTGACCTAGGCCATGGTAGGGGTTTCCGAGGGCCTGGAATGGAGCGTGGGGGAAAAGCCCTGGTATCCAGAGCtgaagggggtgggggcgggcagtCTGTGACAGAAGCAGAGCAAATGGGACCACTACAGTTTCCCCAAAAGCAGACCCCGAGAATCTGGGCACAagaagtttatttgggaggtgatcctaGAAAGCACATAGGGGAGTGgggacaggagggaggggaggaaagccAGTAAGAACTGTGTTAATGAGAGGGTTACTGCTGTGGGCAACTGGTGGTCATCCTCCGAGAGACGGTGCAGAATGCCCTTCAGAATTGTCCCACTGAGAGTCAGTGAAGCTGAGGTTCCTTGCTGACTGAGGGCCGCTCCCGGGAGCATTAACTCCCAACACTTCTAGCCTGCCCAGTGCACTGGGCAGAGAGACACAGGAGCCGTCAGCGGGTACTGGAACTCCAGGATCCTGGGGGGTGCTGAGGGGGCTCTGGGCAGGGCAGTGCTGGTGTCTGCTATTCCCCTGAAGTCAACTCCTCAGGCCTGGCTGACTAGGTCAGACCTCCCTGAGGCCCAGCAGCTCTGATGGGCAACTCTCAGGTGACACAGAGTCAAAGATCCTGGCCATGGGCTCCCCATCCAGAGAGGCCCCAGAGGAAAGAGTGAGGCAGCCTCTGAGGGTGGATGGGGCAGTGGGCAGGCCTCGGCTCAGGACACCACCCTCCTCTGCAGGAACTGGGCCAAGTGTCCATGCCTGAGGACCCGGGGCATCtcaggagggaagggggaggaggggcaggcagcAAGGGCTGCCCGGAGGGCTCCGAAAGCCCCCTGCCCCACCAGGTGGACTCTGGCAGGGCCCACGCTGCCCCGGAACCGCAGGGACTTGTAGTGGGGtgaggtttcctggaggcagtggtCAAGCTGGAAACAGAGGGCCTGAGTGAGGCTGGTGGTGGCTGTGTGGCGTGTGGGTGAGGTGTGCACGACTGCCCAGGGTAGGCGTGGGTAGGAGTTtcgtgtgcacacgtgtgtgtctgTGGGACTCATCCCGCCCTTCCTGGAGCCCCAGGGAGGTTTTCCTCCCTGCTGTGTCCTCCCATCACTCCCTGTGCCCAAGGCACCTGGGACATGCAGAGTGCAGGGGATGTGCAGTCACATCCTGTCCCTGTCCCATTTACCTTGTCTCGATTTTCCTCCGACAGATTCCTCAGTCCCCTTAGCGCCACAAACACCTCATAGTGAGGAGCGGAGCCCTTGGAGGAATCTGCAGACAAACCCCCGTGCACACACACTGTTGTGAACAGGGTGGATTTCAAAGCCAATGCCCGCAGCCCTCCCCTTTCTTCCCCACTCTGAGGTTCATGAGAAACAAGGAGTCTCTTGGTAGGAGTGGGGTAAATGGAAATGGAACCCAGACCCTAATCCTACATATGAAACAGGTCAGGAAAGGAAATGGGTTGAGACTGCAGCAGGAGGGATGGGAGTTAGACACGGGGAAGGACTTTTGttaggagcagcaaggaggctgaGTCTTACCTCCTTCCTAGAGGTCTCCCAGCAGGATGGGTATGGACTGGGGGTCAGCCTACCCAAGAACGGGAGGCACGAGCCGATAGAGAAGCTTACCCAGAATGCTGCTCTCCACACAGCCATGGTCCAGCAGCTTGGCCCCTGGCCATTGCTCCACCGCCCGGCCCAGGGCCTCAGAGAACATGTCCTCACCAATGTCTTCTCCTCGCACACTCAGGGCCTGGCCCAGTctggagaagaggaaggggaaggcAGAGGAGCCCAGGATACAAGGACAGCCCCTCAGTGACCGGGGGTCACCTACCTGCAGATGAACCTGACGACTGGACACTGATTGTAGGCACCAACCACCCGTACCACATCACCCAGGCGGCACCTGACAGGGTGGGAGTCAGGGTGAGGTCCCAGTAGCTCACGCTCCTGGCCCTCAACAGGGTCCGGGAGGGTCTGAGAtggccgggggtggggggcagtgatCACCTGGTAAGGCTGGTGTGGTCAGTCAGCACCAGCTCATACTCCTTGCCCTTCTGGGCCTCAGCCAGCAGGACGGTGGAGGCAAcctcttcctgggctccttccttgacTGGGAGCAGCTCGATAAAGGGAGCTCCAGGGGGCAGAAGGTAGAGTCCTCGGGGCTGCTCCGGCCACAGGTTCAGGCCCACTACCCCTGTGCGGAGCAAGTGGCCTCTTCATCCGGTGGTGCCATTGCTTTCTGCTAGACAATAGCCCCTCCCCCTGGACCCCAGGCCCCAATCCTCTGAGCATCTGATCCTACTGCGGCCCTTCCACCCCATCCTTCCTGGCTCCCCCAGGCTCAGCCACGGCCTCTAAGGCTCTAATTGGGAAGAGGCAGTGGTTCTGGAGGTGGCAGACCTGGTGCTGTGTGAATTTGTGCAAAACTCTTAAcctctatgagcctcagtttctttatctataaaatggagctgCTGGTGCTGGGGAGGATATACAGGGTGTTggggaggattgaatgagatgatTACGTGGGCTCACTACATGGCAGCTAGCTGTGACCTCTGCCTCCTGCACCCAGCTCACCACCCTTGAGTCCTGCTGACCTCCAGAGGCAGCATAAGCAGGTGAGAAGAAGGCTAGCCCTTGGCACCACAAGgcccccagggcagccacagcctCGGCCTGGCCTCCTGCGTCCAGAGTCACCACCACCTGCAGCTTTGGCCAGAGCCGAAGGGCCAGGCCTCGGGGTCCCTGCTCCAGGGCCTCCCGCAGCTCAGCCGCCCGTCTGGGGAGAGGCGCTCCTGGGTTCCCGGCAGCTATTGCCTCAGCCAGTTCTTCGCCATCGGCCTCCAGGCCCACGAAGACATCCAGGAGTTCGACTGCCGTCCCTGCTTCCAGTGCCCGCAGCCCTGGGGACCTCAGTGCCGCCAGCAGCAGGGCCCCAGGGTCCTTGGCTCCAGGGCGGCTAACCTGGTCCAGGGCATGCCAAGGccaggggagggggcggggccagggggaGGTAGGGGTCACAAGGGCCGTGCCTCCTGGAGCCAGCACTTGTGGGTAGGCCTTGTTTAGGGCTGCCAGACCCAGCACGGTAGCCTGGAGGGAGACAAGAGACGGTGTTGGCCCTGGGCCTGAGCCAGACCCTGAGCCCCCAGTTTGGGGGTTCTTTGCCCACCTTGATGGAAGGGTTTGGCTGCAAGTAGGGGTctctggtggggctggcctccagCCTTCTCAGTTTACCTGCAGAGAGGCCTCCCCGTGGTACTGGTTTGAGGTAGGGGGCAGGAGTTGCTCCCCACTTTCTTCCTCCTGGACCTGGCTGGCCTTGGTCAGAGGGAGATCATTCCGGAAGGTGCTCATATCTGTAGCCCCAAAGACATCATTAACTCCTCGTGAAGCCATAGAGTTTCCCAAGAGTTTCAGGCAAGACTGGTGAGACCCCTGAGGAAGCAATACAGAATAGACCTGGGGGAAGGGGGCTATCAGGGCCCAGGACGGGAAAATTCATCTTGAACAATCCTGTGTCTGGGTAGGTCTCTGGGTCTGGCCCCTCTGTGTTGGCAGTAGAAGGGGGGAAGGGAGGTCTTCAGGTGCTGGAATCTGACTGTcctgtggggtttctttttccttggggCGCCTCCCCAGACCCTGAGAAACACACCTGTGCTCCCCCTGAGGGGACAGCGGGGACCCTGGGCTCCCTGCAGACACCACCTCAGGGCCTGCTGCTGGCTCTGGCCCACGTGCAGTGTGCTCTGCTCCAGTCTCTGCTGCTGCCAGGCggctgcccagcacagggccctcCATGCCACACGGTACTGGAGGCTGGCAAGCCAGGACAGCCTGGCATCCTGGGGCTGCTGCTGCCGGAACACGGccagtggtggcagcagcagcagcaccagcagcagcaggaacAGCAGCAGGAACAGCAGGACGAGCAGCATCTCCAAGCAGCtcctgggaggaggaagggagccgAGGACtgggatgggggggtggggggataaCCCATATCTCCCCCCCACACTCTACCACGGCAGGAAAACCAAGGGAAAAGGCAGTTTAGGAAGAAGCCAGGACCCCTGTCAGGCAGGTGATGCAGGGGAGAGGACATCAGGGCTGTAGAGTCACACTGacctgagtttggatcctggctctgccacttgtgagctgtgtgaccctgggtaatTCAGATAGCTGCTCTGAGCTCTGCTcctctgtctgtaaaatgggaatagtaatacCCCCTCAGAAGGTACAGAAAGGGcttagcacggtgcctggcacacagcgctGCTTAACGAATGACACAGCTTGCACACTCACGAGCGGCTCTGCTCAGTCCCAGGATCCACACTGTTCCAGCTCCTGAGCCCCGGGCAGTGGTTCCATGTCCCACATGCACCTGTCACAGTCCACTTGTGCCTACTCCCAGCACCCAGAGCCCCCTCAGCGCTCAGGTCTCAGAACACAGCCGGCCAGAAAGATGGAGCCACGGCTCTAAAGGGCTGGGCCCGGATGGGGAAATCCGGCCACTGGGCCTGAGGGAGGAGCTGGGGGGTGCTCTTAAAGGGGCAGGTTGCCTAAGGGCTGACGTGCTGGGTGCTGGCCCAAGCCAGCGGATGGAGGAAGCTGGGGCCAGAGTAGTGTGGTCCTCAAACTTGTGCAGGTAAAGGAAGAGAAAGCTGAGCGTGGAAAACGGCGCCATGAAGCAGCTTGAGCTGCGGATGGGGCACGCCCCATCCTGGAGCAGGCTCGAGCTTGAgaattgttaaaaaacaaaattttctccCAACCCAGAAATCCTCTCCTCAAAGgtggtagagaaagaaaacacttttattgttgaataagcattaaaccagAATGTGATGCGCATCCCAGGCAATCTGCTGCGAgattgcaaagacagaaagaaatctcactCCGTATACAGCCAAGCAGATAGAACCCGTTACACACATTCTCAAGATAAACCACAACTAGTCCTCAAGTAAGAGGACTTGACAGCACCATTTGTCACATGT is a genomic window containing:
- the HCRT gene encoding hypocretin neuropeptide precursor, producing MKPPSTKVPWATVTLLLLLLLPPALLSSGAAAQPLPDCCRQKTCSCRLYELLHGAGNHAAGILTLGKRRPGPPGLHGRLQRLLQASGNHAAGILTMGRRAGAEPAPRPCSGHRCPAAASSSVAPGGRSGV
- the GHDC gene encoding GH3 domain-containing protein — its product is MLLVLLFLLLFLLLLVLLLLPPLAVFRQQQPQDARLSWLASLQYRVAWRALCWAAAWQQQRLEQSTLHVGQSQQQALRWCLQGAQGPRCPLRGSTDMSTFRNDLPLTKASQVQEEESGEQLLPPTSNQYHGEASLQATVLGLAALNKAYPQVLAPGGTALVTPTSPWPRPLPWPWHALDQVSRPGAKDPGALLLAALRSPGLRALEAGTAVELLDVFVGLEADGEELAEAIAAGNPGAPLPRRAAELREALEQGPRGLALRLWPKLQVVVTLDAGGQAEAVAALGALWCQGLAFFSPAYAASGGVVGLNLWPEQPRGLYLLPPGAPFIELLPVKEGAQEEVASTVLLAEAQKGKEYELVLTDHTSLTRCRLGDVVRVVGAYNQCPVVRFICRLGQALSVRGEDIGEDMFSEALGRAVEQWPGAKLLDHGCVESSILDSSKGSAPHYEVFVALRGLRNLSEENRDKLDHCLQETSPHYKSLRFRGSVGPARVHLVGQGAFGALRAALAACPSSPFPPEMPRVLRHGHLAQFLQRRVVS